The Cicer arietinum cultivar CDC Frontier isolate Library 1 chromosome 1, Cicar.CDCFrontier_v2.0, whole genome shotgun sequence genome contains the following window.
NNNNNNNNNNNNNNNNNNNNNNNNNNNNNNNNNNNNNNNNNNNNNNNNNNNNNNNNNNNNNNNNNNNNNNNNNNNNNNNNNNNNNNNNNNNNNNNNNNNNNNNNNNNNNNNNNNNNNNNNNNNNNNNNNNNNNNNNNNNNNNNNNNNNNNNNNNNNNNNNNNNNNNNNNNNNNNNNNNNNNNNNNNNNtgtataacatgtcttccatgagagtcttccaaagtgtataattagaagagttgagtttaatcatattgggacatttattttcctcctccatttaaatgcacaaatcaaataaccgagctctgataccactttgttgggaaaaaccagagataattagcaataattatctcaataatgcggaatatttttcccccacctgtgcagataaatggccaaacagaaaatacaattccaagagcaataataattggcagaaaattaaatatgagacaaacgcaatttttaacgtggaaaacttccctcaaattgagagaataaaaaccacgggacctagtccagtaaaacttccactataataattaatgggtacaccaagagtcttcctaataacaatagggaatatcaatcaataataacaaccctataacaaccttataacaaccttccactaaagttgGTATgtcaaagtaactctcagagaagataaaacaactcaaattatatattaaaataacaaactcagtggtaagaataacatactaaatttgtggATCAAACgaagcaagtttgctacacacctgttaccaccactggaaccaaacccttatttttcttttctggcaaccgttcttcttccgttgtctTTCTGTGTGTATtgttagggatttctaaatcccttttattaccttcaagtgggccaagcctattaaaatttttttttttttctttttttttcaataataataataatactagtaaaattggtgggttccacttggggagtgagcccacccaacaaatctccccctcacgactcaagtgggtttttttcttttttttttcaataataataataatactagtaaaattggtgggttccacttggggagtgagcccacccaacatcACTTTCAACCAATCATGACATGGTCAAACTTAAGCTTTCCTCATATAAGGGGTGTTTACTTTCCATTATAGGGCATTTGGAGTTAGTTCAGAGTGTTATTTATGGAATGTTAATCTACTCTTTGCAAGTTTACTCTTGGCTTAAGGCTCTTTTGAATACTCTCGATTAGTGGAATAGAAATTTCATATGGTCTAAAACTATCCATACTCATAAACTTTTCATTGTGGTTTTCCACAAAGTCTGTAGCCACGTAGAAGCGGGTGGACTTGGATTGAGGTCTATAAAATCCCTTAATAAAACTTTGATGCTCAAGTTATGTTGGgagtgttgagacaaactctctattttaaagttttgatgaaaataaacaaaggttaattaagaatgttaattatgattctaaatgttatgttaatttaacttgtgttcttgagtggttttaattaagagcagaatcaagcaaatacaagaaaagacaacaacaagatcattctgcatcataaacagagaatgatcttcagcttcaccgaattatctatcacagcatgttgttcaaagtttatctacatcgttaaACAAAGAATTtgctctggaaatcattcatatctaacaagtacatggcaaggaacaagtacaaataatccagactcaaaaaggatatttgatcgcaaagatcaaagagtttaaacatggacaaaagtcatgacggcttaagaactccaaaattcaaatgtcaagaaaacttgatcaaactgggtatatgacaagacaagaacaaaggaaatacagaacattcaaaacgggaactccagaatgattattgaagctcaagaacgttcaaactgataaaaccaagaacgttaatcattctccgttttctgcacatcaacagcagccttgcatcctctctgtttcagtctgcaattcgattcaaatcttctccaacctcctctagcttcactcaagactcaagacaaataatgtaccatccaagatcagtgaagaaatgtcaaagaaaggacagaagtgctttcaatgctaaaacatcaaaagtcaaaaagctgttttcaaagcaacattatttttattctaaaaataatgttttggtcaaaaaagcatggcctctccaacagctatttcgtacatctccagcctataaatagaaggccattatctcagttctcagtaagaaattcaagtgccaagtaatcaacattatataatcacacttaagcttgaaattctgaaaaaaaacagaggcaacatcattttctgcaattcgcgaaacagccactgctgcacattcacatatcagctgcgaaattgtcattagatactctgtaaagaatctattctcaaacaagagttgagcaatatcagattctgtcaaattcaatcatttgtaaaaactcaaactataagagtttctttatagtttgtttaagattgcttcctatcaaggttagataggtgttgtgattgctttctgggtggaaagtaattaagaaagaaatagatcaaggttgatttattctaggtgttgtaagattaagaaggttcttcattttaaacacttagtggaaaatctcacagtgtgaggactggacgtaacccacgttgggtgaaccaggataaatctttgtgtggtattctctttcctttctccttctttattatactgcattaatcatttgagataaaatataaactgattttctgctaattaaagaacgttctctgttttataacataaaccaagaacgttctccgttttctgtttcataaccaagatcattcttgagttattttcttaagttttaaataggaatttttaaaaggcatatttacaattcaaacccccatttcttgtaaatcgacattgttacttcagggAGATGGTCTCTACTGATAAACATATGTCATATTGCTTAAAGGTCGAATCAAGAGTGCTTTTAAACCTACTTATCATATTTGATCTTCACTTTGATCTGGATTAAGAGAGCATCTACCGTTTGTGATGGATAATGTTTGTTGGAATTTTGGTGATGGTAGCATGATTGTGATGAAAATCTTAGGAAGTGTGGCCATCAAATTGTTTCTATATGCAGTCTTTGTGGCTCTTGCTCTAAAACCACTGtgcatattttctttgattgtTTCTTTGCTAAACAAATTTGGTGATGGCTTTGTGTTAccttgattttcatatatatccATCTTCTATAAGAGAAGTCCTTCTTATATGTAATAAACTGTGGAGTTCTCTTGTTAAAGACATCATTCTATCTGTGGTGGTCCATTCGATTTGCGCAATTTGGTGATGTCACAATAACTCGTGGTTTGCCAACAAGGTTGTCAGGTTGGAGCATGTTATTTCATTAATTTGTGCATGTGTCTCTCTCTTTGGCCAACTTTCTTCGAGGGTCGTGTCATAGATATCCAAGAATTAATTATCATAAAGAAATTCTCTATACATGGTTAATCTGGTTCTATGCATTCCATCAAATTAGTAATTTGGCGGCCTTAGGGCGCTTACTAGATTAAAGTGAATACATATTAGGCGACAAAAGACTCCCCTTGTATTGATGCTTGTGGTGGCATCTTTTGTGACCATAGTATTGCCACTTGGGGTTGCTTTTCTTTTCATATAGGTATGACCAATGTTCTTTATGCATAACTTTTAGGGGGATGTTACAACAATTGAGATTGCATCTAGGAGAGGTTGACAACGACTTTGGCTTGAATGTGACTCACAATTGGTTCTCCTGACTTTCTCTAATGTGAATATTGTTCCTTCGAAACTTCACAATAGATGGCTAAATTGCATCTCCGCCACTCACCATATGTTTTTTCATTGCTCTCATGTATTCCTAGAGGCTAATGCTTGTGCTAATCGTCTTGCTAATTATGGTACTCTACATGTTAGATTTATAAATCTGTCAAATATTACTGTAAGTTTCATATTCTAGACTTTAGGTAGTCATATAGTTGAAGACATCATATAGAAAAGATAAAGTATGCTTGTTGTTGTATGttatatcaaatattataataaatttaatgattTGAACATTATTAGGGGTTTCTAAAACATCTTTACAAAAGGTATTccattgaattatttttattttcttaaattattatcaatgtcTATCTATAAAGCAAATATATTGACATCAGAGATGATATTGACACGTCGACAGTAAGAGCGAgttgaaaaaatgaattaattgaatgcaATCAATATGCCGTTGCCGTGTCGGTATCAAATACCAACATGTACAGACACTAAGGCGCGTCTTCGGTCAAAAATTTCGTGTTACATACATGTCTACGAGTCAATATCGGTGTAAAAAGTCAAACATTTGTGTTTCATAGCTCAAAGCAACTAAATCATCATTTTTGGAGGTTGTTGCTAGCTTCTATCTCTGAAagtattttgtttgaaatagcTAAGGATATGAGTTTCTTGCGCTCTATTGGCTTCTGGGTTTGTTGTGTCGGAGAACACCCTCTTTAGTGCATATGTTGCTTCTAAGTTTGGGAGAATCAAAATCCATTTTAgagatgaaaattaatttagacGTTATAAGTAGAATTGTGGGGCCGTTTATGTGTTTACCGGGTacaaatcaaattataaaataatcacttttaaGTGTTTGTACATGTTTGTTAAaactttaagaaaaaataaaatttaaactacttcaaataaaaaatttatttttctagcttcaaaaaaaaattataaccaatttctttttaaaaaaaaatattttcattacaACATACAAATACTTAAATACTAAACAAtttctcaattttaaattatctcTAAAAACAACTCATTTGAAAagggttttaatttgtttttcagatttccatttttcaaataaaaattaacagaAACActatgaaaaatgattttttacaaaataggTTGTTACAAATGAGCTATGATATTACCTCCAGAATTGATACTAAAAGCTTTAGTTTGTAACATTTGGgtataaatataatttcaattaaaatttatttttcaactcaCATTTACATAGATCATTTTACATCTAATacacttttaactaaaatcaattttacagaCTTGAATGTAATTATGCTACTAAATTAACGGTCGTTAATAACtcaacaattcaataaactctgCACTTTGGTAtgcaaaaattgaaatagtCAAATAGCTCGCCTCAACGTCATTTCGTactaattttaagaaataattgaTCAAAATAATTAAGCTAAACCCACACCAAACATCAACCTTAATTGCATACTCAAATTGTCAGTTACATACAATTCCACAGAATTCCTAGTAGAGATTCCACCAATTTTTGATTCTAACTGTCAGGATGCAAGGGGCTAAAAATACCATCTCTCAAATTGTCTTGTATTTCAGATCAAACCATCATTGCTAAAATCAAAACTAATGTATCCAAGTTTTCAACACTTAAAAACGCTAATCTGAAAACATGTTAGAAAACAAACAACCATAATAGAGTCTCGCTACTGGTACAGAATCCAGATAAATATATCAACAGAGAGACAGTAGATATACAGGAGTTATCTATGGTTTGCGAGCTGGGGGTGGTGAACTGCTGCTGCTAGTGTTGCTACTGCCTCTTCCTTTCAAAGGCCTAAATTAGAGAGAAATTTTACATTAGCAAAGGACATTACTGATGTGATAAACATCCttcattaaaaattacaaatgcCAAATCTTTTAACagtgatatatttaaattggCGGTATATGATAGAATGGAATCTAATGGAATAGAAtacaataacatatattttttgaaatctaatTAGCTCATTAGATTCTGTTCCGCTTCATTCCACCTTATAACACCAATCCAAATACCCTAAGAGTTTGTCCTCGTCATATATCACAATAAATAATGTAGTACTAGTTTGTATATCCTAATATGAAATAATGTTGTTAAATAGTGACTATAGCAATACCATAGCACTAGAGCATAGCAAGATGAGAACAAACTGCTATTGTTTCCAATCTGTAATATGCCCGTTAGAGTTGTCAAATTGCAGATATGGCGGCGCCATGGTGCTATAGCATAGCTGAATTCGAACAAAAGGCTATTTTCCACAATCCGTAATTTGACAGCACGGACATGAATAGCTCAAAAAAAGGCCATTCGAGGAAGATATTTATATAACAATCTTATTTACACTAAGCATATAAACATCTACTTCCAAGCTTTAAATGATATTGTTAATTCAATTGCATATGGTCTTTACAACTTTCAAGCTTTAGATGTAGAGGCAGTATTACATTTTCATACTACTTTTAAATGCTTTCCTGAAAGGAGAATCACCAGTAGaaaatcttcaaaataaaatgaagctATCTTAATCTTGTTTAAGGTCGATTGCATTATTAAACGAGTTGAAAAGATGATAAGTGAGTCACAAATGACCAAGAAAAAGGCATCAGAACTTTAAACaggttaaaaaaaaacacagcaGTGAATGCtaccaaacaaacaaaaaagagaagaaaaaaatgtagaCAAGAAAAACATTATATCAAAAACCGAATATATTACCTTCTTGGACTGCGACTCTTTGATCTCCGGGATCCCTGTCAAAGTTATGAAAGACTGAATTATTGACCATGTAAAAAATAATGCTATCTACGCCAAATAAAACAGACACAAACCTTGCGAGGACTTGGTGAATCAGAGTAAGATGATGACCTTCCCCGTCTCACAGGTGGTCGACCTCTGTCAAAGTTCATCAATCAAAACATGAATAGGAGTACAGAGATAACAGTATTAAAACTCCAAATGTATTATCAGATGCATATGCAGCCAAATGTTTGTGTACGCTGGAAATATTGTGTAAAATGAGCATTTCTTCCATTCTTCCTAAGCAACAAGATTGTAATCATGAACTCTTCTGCCATTAATTTATCAAGTAACAAATCCATTTTATAACACATTCCACTTTACATAAGCATAAAGTATAAATCAATGTTTAGGACTACATGTATGATCCCTTCAAAGGAATGCTGAATTTTGGATAACTACAAAACCCATTGGGTCCAAGCATCATATGTTCACGTGCTCAATGACGTCCCATACTTGTTTCGATGcttctatcaaaataatatgTTATGCACAAAGAGCCACTGAATAATTTTAGAGATCTCAGATATAGCATGCAATAAAATTACCTGCGAGGTGAGAATGATCTTGAACGTGAGCGTACCGACCTACGTATTGGAGAGCGACTACGCCTACGACCAACTGGAGATCTTCTCGGAGGACTACGAGCACGTCTAGGAGGTGAACTAGAGGAAAATATTCACTCTTTCAATGGGCAATCAATGGCATGTATGATAAAGTGCACAGATTTAAAAACAATAGCCGACGAAAATAAACACTAAGGTTACCGGCGTCTTGGAGGTGGTGGAGGAGAACGCCTCCGACCCGGGCTTCCACGCATCCTTCGAGGTGAGACCCtacaaaaatgataattatCAGTTAAATTGATAATGAAATCGTAATTGAAAAACATGTTTGCAATCACAAGCTAACCTTGCAGGGGACCTAAGACGCCTTGGTGGTGGAGATGGAGAACGACCTCTTCCAGGAGACACAGGTCTCCTCCTAGGAGGTGTGTCTCCAGCTCCGCGACGATAAGGAGAGTCTAATCGACGACGGACAGGAGAGTCTGCACGGCGGCGAGGAGATTCTGGTCGTCTTGGAGATCCAGCTCTTCGAGGCACAGGAGATCTTCTACGTGGTGAAGGAGGAGGTTTTCGCCGAGGAGAAGCTGGTATCATAAATCATTGATTGGttcaatacaaaaataaaaaccacaAATATGATAAATACAAAACAGGAATTGTTGCACCAAATATCAAACATATACTTTCTCTTGGACGCTTTGGCCCATCCTTTTCAACATCGGCACCAGCATTATCAGTCCTAGGTGCGTCTCTCTTTGGAGCAACAGCAGAAGCCTTTGGAGGTGGTGAAACTTTCTGTCTAGGAGGTAGCGTAAATCTTGCCTTTATGACATTGCCATCTATTTGGGCCtacataacaaaaaataaaagcatCAATTTCCAAATGCAACGGCCAGCAACCTTGATTGTGGAAATTAATCCTACTCAGTCAACAGCAACCTACACCATCCATGTACAATAATGCCTTTTCAGCTTCCCCTCTTGTCTTGAATTGCACATATCCATATCCTTTTGGAAGATTAACCTggaaataataacaaaaaaagttGAAACGACCACATAACACTGAATTCCACTAACACTATCATGCAAAATTAAATGCAAACTTACAGTTCGATCCATCACCAACTCCACACTTACAACCTCACCAAAATTACCTGAAAAGAGGTACAAAAAGATAATGTGAGATACAAAAAAGAGTCACTAAAGCTTTGTTTgaataagaaaagaaaatgaaaagaaagaatGTTAAAGGAATGAAATGTGTTGAAAATGAAAGGAAGATGAAATGATTTAGTTGCTTGGTATGAATGGAAGTGAAAAGGGAAAGGAAAGATAGATGTGTATATAGTAAATGACACAAATATCCATATTTATATGTAACAAGTGACAAATAtactaacaaaataaaatgaaggtgtacataaaaataaaaatggaacaGGAAAGGCATGTCTTAAAGCCATGAGTGATAAACAAAATAGTTGAATACGTCAAAAAAAGCAGATGAATTTATTTGCATAAAAATACAGCATGTGATGCATCAAAAATAAGGGTCATTATTATCATTTATTGATTTGCATTTCCATTCCCACTTTTTTCCTAATCTGGGAGGAAAGGTTTTTGAACATGGGGCCCACCCAAATTAAACTTTCCTTCCTCTTTGACAAAACAACCAAACAGTGGAACCCCATTTTCCAAAAAAGTTCCTATCCTGTGCTTTACTTCTCCACTTTCATTGGAACCAAACAATGCGTAAAAGTTTTCTTCCAATTACTGATACAAACTCCTAAAGGCCACTAAAAAGTGTCCCAATTATTGATATTTCAAGAATGTGAGTTGCTATGAAGCAAATATCCTCCCAGTTAATAAATAATACtgatattgaaatataaatgaTGAAAAGTAACAGTTTAATCCCGATGAAtcataaataaaagaagaaacaaCAGAATGCGTAAAAGTTTTCTTCCAGTTACTGATTCAAACTCCTAAAGGCCACTAAAAAGTGTCCCAATGATTGATATTTCAAGAATGTGAGTTGATATGAAGCAAATATCCTCCCAGTTAATAAATAATACtgatattgaaatataaatgaTGAAAAGTAACAGTTTAATGCCGATGAAtcataaataaaagaagaaacaaCAGAGAAGTTGTATTGCGCTTAAATTATGGATGCTACCACCATGAGACACTAGTTTGAGATGAAAGAAGTGTCTCTATTCACATTTTAAGAAGAAAGCAGAAGTTGAAAGAGTTTAACATACTGAAAATTTCTTTCAAATGGCCTTCATTNNNNNNNNNNNNNNNTCTACATGCAGAACAAGA
Protein-coding sequences here:
- the LOC101500051 gene encoding LOW QUALITY PROTEIN: uncharacterized protein (The sequence of the model RefSeq protein was modified relative to this genomic sequence to represent the inferred CDS: inserted 1 base in 1 codon) yields the protein MAKPGRSRRSPPSGSVSGSSSLSSSSRSSSRSRSRSFSSSSSPSRTSKSRSRSPPPQRRKSVAKPARRGRSPPPPPPLSKKTSPPPRKPSPVRESLVLHVXXXXXXNEGHLKEIFSNFGEVVSVELVMDRTVNLPKGYGYVQFKTRGEAEKALLYMDGAQIDGNVIKARFTLPPRQKVSPPPKASAVAPKRDAPRTDNAGADVEKDGPKRPRETSPRRKPPPSPRRRSPVPRRAGSPRRPESPRRRADSPVRRRLDSPYRRGAGDTPPRRRPVSPGRGRSPSPPPRRLRSPARVSPRRMRGSPGRRRSPPPPPRRRSPPRRARSPPRRSPVGRRRSRSPIRRSVRSRSRSFSPRRGRPPVRRGRSSSYSDSPSPRKGSRRSKSRSPRRPLKGRGSSNTSSSSSPPPARKP